Within Spinacia oleracea cultivar Varoflay chromosome 4, BTI_SOV_V1, whole genome shotgun sequence, the genomic segment GTCTATGGCACGACGAAAACGTGGAAGGCCATTTGGTTCAAAAGATTCTAAGCCAAGAAAGTAAAGAGGTCTGATAGAGTAACAAATGAAATCAATATTGATCCTCCAAAAGACGGTCATGAAAGACCAAATGAAGAGGAAAATAGAGATAAAGATGATCCTCCTAAAGAGGAGGAAGAAAATCATAAAGAAGTCGATAACGATGAAATTTCAATGAACATGTTTCAACCAAGAAACATTATAAATGGAATAATGTTATCTTAGATATTTGCTTACTCCATTGCAATTGAATTAATATATGATAATGATGACCCTGAACTAAAAACAGTGGATGAATGTCGTCGCAGACATGATTGGCTAAAATGGAAAGAGCCAATTCAGGCAGAATTGAAATCCCTTGAAAAACGAGAAGTTTTTGGAAAATATTCACTACACCAAAGGGTGTAAAACCTGTCGAACACAAATGGGTATTTGTGAGAAAAAGAAATCAGAATAATAAGGTTACAAGATACAAGACAAGGTTAGTTGCCCAAGGTTTTTCTCAAATACCAGGGATTGATTATGAGGAGACATATCTCCAGTAGTTGATGCAACTACACTAAGATTTCTGGTAAGCTTGACAGTTTCGAAAGAACTGCAAATGCGATTAATGGACGTTTTGACCGCATATTTATATGGGTCTCTTGATGCAGACATTTATATGAAAGTCCCTGAAGGACTAAAATTACAAGAAAACCACAAACCTAAGGAAACGCTTTCCATAAAACCGAAAAGGTCACTTTATGGGCTAAAACAATCTGGAAGGATGTGGTATAATCGTCTTAGTGAATACCTTGTGAAAGAGGGATTCAAAAACAACCAAATCAGTCCTTGTATTTTCATTAAGCGATCCCAATCAGGATTCGCTATCATTGCTGTATATGTGGATGATTTAAATATCATTGGAACTCCAAGAGAATTTGAACGAACTGCAAAATACTTGATGAAAGAATTTGAGATGAAAGATCTTGAAAAAACCAAATTTTGTCTTGGACTACaaattgagcacttgaaagaggGAATTTTTGTCCATCAATCAAATTACACATAAAGGGTCCTAAAACGCTTTTACATGGACAAATCACATCCAGTCAATTCCCCTATGATCGTTCGATCTTTGAATATGAAAGATGATCCATTCAGACCTCAAGATGAAAATGAAGAAATTCTTGGTCCTGAAGTACCATATTTAAGTGCAATTGGCGCTTTAATGTATTTAGCTAACAATACTAGACCCGACATTGCTTGTTCTGTGAACTTGTTAGCCAGGTATAACAATTCGCCAACAAAGAGACATTAGAATGGAATAAGGCATTTATTTCGTTATCTACGAGGAAAACCGGATCTTGGTCTACTCTATCAAACAAGAAAAGATGCTACTCTCATTGGATATGCAGATGCTGGATACTTTTCTGATCCACAAAAGGCCAAGTCACAAACTGGATATTTGTTCACCTAT encodes:
- the LOC130472034 gene encoding secreted RxLR effector protein 161-like, yielding MDKSHPVNSPMIVRSLNMKDDPFRPQDENEEILGPEVPYLSAIGALMYLANNTRPDIACSVNLLARKDATLIGYADAGYFSDPQKAKSQTGYLFTYGGIAISWKSTKQTLTATSSNHAKLIALYEAGRECVWLRSMISNIQEGCGMNSITENPTIIHEDNTACIAQVTE